A genomic region of Bernardetia sp. ABR2-2B contains the following coding sequences:
- a CDS encoding N-6 DNA methylase, with translation MSQTEKLREYTIKGIEKGLIHIDGKKEYVTYLHQNKKRKYTNPEEQVQVETYCKLVLHYGYPQTHILMFESVKMGVSTKEADILVYQDEKLEKPYIVIECKKEDISELEFKEAVKQALSYAHAIAGTTKFVWVTKGNKEEFYKFNKDQKSQEQTANIPYFGETDEPKYRFAKNGFYYENKQGASKKTEVEDLKEITESDLERLFKQAHDALWAGGELNPTQAFDELDKLIFCKIWDERNTTVGQPYQFQVASDETVEELKAKIFGLYDKGKQKDPDVFSKDIDLTPERIKSIVEYFQAVNLTETDLDSKGKAFETFLGSYFRGEFGQYFTPRNVVKFTVDVLPITSEARVLDTSCGSGGFLLYVLDKVRRQADIHYPKPEEGERAGRYYNDWHRHWHDFAEKNLYGIEINDQISRVAKMNMIIHDDGHTNVVTHDGLYDIKTISERTGNTGFKENSFDFIVTNPPFGSIVKQVEKSYMQITEHQKPYYNLAIKDVNWIDKKLKPNHKTTGRENQSTEILFIEQAHHFLKEGGYLAVVLPDGILTNSSLQYVRNQIEKDFRIVAVVSLPQTTFTATGAGVKSSVLFLKKHTKQKTKEIQKLQEKIENQIASQNKLKENIDDLQKQKKEKTKDLKTKDEATKAKKKEITDEYNEKITQFKEELEEIYLTQKQEQLPDYPIFMAIAENIGYDATGKTIPQNDLIEITQELKKFINSIEEGTDHFFV, from the coding sequence ATGAGCCAGACTGAAAAACTACGAGAATATACAATTAAAGGAATTGAAAAAGGACTTATTCATATTGATGGTAAAAAGGAATATGTTACTTACCTTCATCAAAATAAAAAAAGAAAATACACAAACCCAGAGGAACAAGTACAAGTAGAAACCTACTGTAAACTTGTTTTGCATTATGGTTATCCTCAAACACATATCTTGATGTTTGAGAGTGTCAAAATGGGTGTTTCTACAAAAGAAGCTGATATATTGGTTTATCAAGATGAGAAATTAGAAAAACCATATATCGTCATTGAATGTAAAAAAGAGGATATTTCAGAACTTGAATTTAAAGAAGCTGTAAAACAAGCTCTTAGTTATGCTCATGCGATTGCAGGAACTACTAAATTTGTTTGGGTTACAAAAGGAAACAAAGAAGAGTTTTATAAATTTAATAAAGACCAAAAATCACAAGAACAAACAGCAAATATTCCTTATTTTGGAGAAACTGATGAGCCAAAATATAGATTTGCTAAAAATGGTTTTTATTATGAGAATAAACAAGGAGCAAGTAAAAAAACAGAAGTAGAAGATTTAAAAGAGATTACAGAAAGTGACCTTGAACGTCTTTTTAAACAAGCTCATGATGCTCTTTGGGCAGGTGGAGAACTCAATCCTACACAAGCATTTGACGAATTAGATAAACTTATATTTTGCAAAATTTGGGACGAAAGAAATACAACAGTAGGACAACCGTATCAGTTTCAAGTAGCTTCTGATGAAACAGTAGAAGAATTAAAAGCAAAAATATTTGGACTTTATGACAAAGGAAAACAAAAAGACCCAGATGTTTTTAGCAAAGATATTGACCTTACACCAGAAAGAATAAAGAGTATTGTAGAATATTTTCAAGCTGTAAATCTTACAGAAACAGACCTTGATAGCAAAGGAAAAGCATTTGAAACCTTTTTAGGTTCTTATTTTAGAGGAGAATTTGGACAGTATTTTACACCAAGAAATGTAGTAAAATTTACTGTTGATGTTTTACCTATCACAAGCGAAGCTAGAGTTTTAGACACATCTTGTGGTAGTGGGGGATTTTTATTGTATGTATTGGATAAAGTCAGAAGACAAGCCGATATACATTACCCAAAGCCAGAAGAAGGAGAGAGAGCAGGAAGATATTACAATGATTGGCATAGACATTGGCACGATTTCGCTGAAAAAAACCTTTATGGAATAGAAATAAATGACCAAATTTCTAGGGTAGCAAAAATGAATATGATTATTCATGATGATGGACACACCAACGTAGTTACCCATGATGGACTTTATGATATTAAAACGATAAGTGAAAGAACAGGAAATACAGGCTTCAAAGAAAATTCATTTGATTTTATTGTTACCAACCCTCCTTTTGGTTCTATTGTAAAGCAAGTAGAAAAGTCATATATGCAGATTACAGAACATCAAAAACCGTATTACAATTTAGCTATAAAAGATGTAAACTGGATTGATAAGAAACTAAAACCAAATCATAAAACCACAGGAAGGGAAAATCAATCTACTGAAATTCTTTTTATCGAACAGGCACATCACTTTCTAAAAGAAGGAGGATATTTAGCAGTTGTTTTGCCAGATGGAATACTTACAAATAGCTCATTGCAATATGTTAGAAATCAAATTGAAAAAGATTTTAGGATTGTTGCCGTAGTTTCTCTTCCTCAAACGACTTTTACTGCAACAGGCGCAGGTGTAAAATCATCTGTTTTGTTTCTCAAAAAACATACTAAACAAAAAACAAAGGAAATACAGAAACTTCAAGAAAAAATTGAAAATCAAATTGCATCACAAAACAAGCTCAAAGAAAATATAGATGATTTACAAAAGCAAAAGAAAGAGAAAACAAAGGACTTAAAAACAAAAGACGAAGCTACAAAAGCAAAAAAGAAAGAAATTACAGATGAGTACAATGAAAAAATAACACAATTTAAAGAGGAGCTAGAAGAGATTTATCTCACTCAAAAACAAGAACAATTACCAGACTATCCAATTTTTATGGCAATAGCTGAAAATATTGGATATGATGCAACAGGAAAAACAATACCTCAAAACGACCTTATAGAAATAACCCAAGAACTAAAAAAATTCATCAATAGCATAGAAGAAGGGACAGACCATTTTTTCGTCTAA
- a CDS encoding transglutaminase-like domain-containing protein, producing the protein MIAQSKRQLKSGKRYDHLIPKPNFQNTKLSDLIEVGFTVKSMKNIVRATHTDVARLAQALKGKTITETCSTIFHFVYDHIQYEKDRRGIEEIRTPARMWADKKGDCDCFSVFIGALLYSLKIPFAFRITKYSSDWQHVYIIVYNDDAPNRKELKLFKDEITGEEYEKVVRTNKPKRYNIIDPVTDDDDYEVEFTDKQDHKMSTLLLSGIDDYDTDYQDDDYGNTTVEEDLGALGLFKRRKRKKRKSRNKKKRKGGAFSRFKNKRKARKAKRNAKRAAKRTAKKAKKRLSSRSLDELVKLYTTNRGVLNDKTWQSIFKQFLARAKREASYKAALQRVSTSAQTRNTWNAIIRHSVFKKAYTDYQKNPSSSKSKGRKRGFFNRFRKKNKGTSTRKKKKRRGIFSRFRKKNKGGSTKKRGGIFSKLRTKLKERKKKRKARRKTKRADRAKKGKTNFLKRWKQRRKQRRDLKRRKNNAKKDTKRNVTIRTRGTTSNQRGKGKVQITKDKINPIKIDHQNDIQTDDFNFDDFDAGTTSTTTTKNTGSGGKSWTDEDGDFFSEGDWGGDDTPETQTQKSGGSEQKEDDIFFDTSEIEKGIDDDLDFDMQQSSKDIEAATKNLTENLPMLKDDFAAMVEDDGGLLDDEGDFADAKFDELDEFGDEEPQELNLFQKGIAWAKENPKTAVGIGIGGTVIIGGTVYLLTRPKKPTSYQPYKPKSSYKPRSAGKKGKSLKGTAAFAGFS; encoded by the coding sequence ATGATAGCACAAAGCAAGCGTCAGCTTAAATCTGGCAAACGATATGACCATCTGATTCCGAAACCTAATTTTCAAAACACAAAACTCTCTGATTTAATTGAAGTAGGATTTACAGTTAAATCCATGAAAAACATTGTTCGTGCTACCCACACGGACGTTGCTAGGCTTGCACAAGCCCTAAAAGGAAAAACGATTACAGAGACATGTTCTACTATCTTTCATTTTGTCTATGACCATATTCAATATGAAAAAGACAGAAGAGGCATTGAAGAAATCCGAACTCCTGCTAGAATGTGGGCAGATAAAAAAGGAGACTGTGATTGTTTCAGCGTCTTCATAGGCGCACTTCTTTATTCGCTAAAGATTCCTTTTGCTTTCAGAATAACCAAATATTCGTCAGACTGGCAACACGTTTATATCATCGTTTACAATGATGATGCGCCCAATCGCAAAGAACTCAAACTCTTCAAAGATGAAATTACTGGAGAGGAATATGAAAAAGTAGTCCGTACAAATAAGCCGAAACGCTACAACATCATTGACCCTGTAACAGATGATGACGACTACGAAGTAGAATTTACAGACAAACAAGACCATAAGATGAGTACATTATTGCTTTCTGGGATAGACGATTACGATACCGATTATCAAGATGATGATTATGGTAACACTACCGTAGAGGAAGACTTGGGCGCACTCGGTTTATTCAAAAGACGTAAGCGAAAAAAACGCAAGAGCCGAAACAAGAAAAAAAGAAAAGGAGGAGCTTTCAGTCGTTTCAAGAACAAACGTAAGGCACGTAAAGCAAAGCGAAATGCGAAAAGAGCAGCCAAAAGGACAGCTAAAAAGGCTAAAAAGAGACTTTCTAGTCGTTCATTAGATGAGCTTGTCAAGCTCTACACAACCAATCGTGGAGTGCTAAACGACAAGACTTGGCAATCTATTTTCAAACAGTTTTTGGCAAGAGCCAAACGAGAGGCAAGCTATAAAGCAGCCTTACAACGTGTTTCTACTTCTGCTCAAACTCGCAACACATGGAATGCTATCATAAGACATTCCGTTTTCAAAAAAGCCTATACGGACTATCAAAAGAACCCTAGTTCTTCTAAGTCTAAAGGTAGAAAGAGAGGTTTTTTCAATCGTTTTCGTAAGAAAAACAAAGGGACAAGTACAAGAAAAAAGAAAAAGCGTAGAGGCATTTTCTCACGCTTTCGCAAGAAAAACAAAGGTGGAAGCACCAAAAAACGTGGAGGTATTTTCTCTAAACTCAGAACGAAACTAAAGGAGAGAAAGAAGAAGCGCAAAGCACGTAGAAAAACGAAGAGAGCCGACCGAGCAAAAAAGGGAAAAACCAATTTCCTCAAACGTTGGAAACAACGTCGTAAGCAGCGTAGAGACCTAAAACGTAGGAAAAACAATGCTAAAAAAGACACTAAGAGAAATGTTACTATCCGAACAAGAGGTACAACTTCTAACCAAAGAGGTAAAGGAAAAGTCCAAATTACCAAAGACAAAATCAACCCTATCAAAATAGACCATCAAAACGATATTCAAACTGATGATTTCAATTTTGATGACTTTGATGCAGGTACTACTTCAACAACAACTACTAAAAATACAGGTAGTGGAGGAAAGAGTTGGACAGATGAAGATGGAGACTTTTTTAGTGAAGGTGACTGGGGAGGCGATGATACTCCAGAAACCCAAACCCAAAAAAGTGGAGGTTCAGAGCAGAAAGAAGATGATATTTTCTTTGATACTTCAGAGATTGAAAAAGGCATTGATGATGATTTAGATTTTGATATGCAACAATCTTCTAAGGATATAGAAGCTGCCACTAAGAACCTCACGGAAAACCTACCGATGCTCAAAGATGACTTTGCTGCAATGGTGGAAGATGATGGTGGACTCTTAGACGATGAAGGCGATTTTGCTGATGCTAAATTTGATGAATTAGACGAGTTTGGAGACGAAGAACCCCAAGAGCTTAATCTATTCCAAAAAGGCATTGCGTGGGCAAAAGAAAACCCAAAAACAGCCGTCGGCATTGGCATAGGAGGAACTGTTATCATTGGTGGTACAGTCTATCTACTGACACGTCCTAAGAAACCCACTTCTTATCAGCCTTACAAACCTAAGAGTAGCTACAAACCACGTAGTGCAGGAAAGAAAGGAAAAAGTCTGAAAGGTACTGCTGCCTTTGCAGGATTTAGTTAA
- a CDS encoding restriction endonuclease subunit S, with translation MTENKYPIRRIKDVILNMKSGFGAGKQDQSQEEGGIIQIRPTNIGNEGNLKFKKNVYLPKEFVESKKDIFLEKGDVLFNNTNSQELVGKTSFFNENGSFMFSNHITRIRVDENKIVPYFLVLLFNSFHRRKIFYSICTNWNNQSGIGAELLRSLKIPIPPLEKQQEIVNLFQNAYQQKQQKEQEAKQLLDSIDDYLMEKLGIELSQSTQTKPFFYTRFSAVQGKRFDPKKYEPNGQKLINSLQSKKYSVIRMKDIITQSVAGDWGIDKDLEGFDKCLVIRATEFDNLYNLKLTNNRVKYRFISQVKLSKMDLQIDDLLIEKSGGSKDQPVGRIAIITEDIYKKHNLAYSNFIHKIRVDSSIINPSYLFVFLKTIHNIKITDLMQSQTNGIRNLIMQEYLSMSIPLPPMEVQNEIATHISSLRSRAKALEKEGKQLLKEAKQEVEKMILGE, from the coding sequence TTGACTGAAAATAAATATCCGATACGTAGAATCAAAGATGTCATTCTAAATATGAAATCTGGATTCGGTGCAGGAAAACAAGACCAATCTCAAGAAGAGGGAGGAATAATACAAATTAGACCTACGAATATAGGAAACGAAGGAAATTTAAAATTTAAGAAGAATGTTTATCTACCTAAAGAATTTGTAGAATCTAAAAAGGATATTTTTCTTGAAAAAGGAGATGTTTTGTTCAACAATACAAATAGTCAAGAATTAGTAGGAAAAACTTCGTTTTTTAATGAAAATGGTAGTTTTATGTTTTCTAATCATATAACAAGAATACGAGTAGATGAAAATAAAATTGTTCCCTATTTTCTAGTATTACTGTTTAATTCGTTTCATAGAAGAAAGATATTTTATAGTATTTGTACAAATTGGAATAATCAATCTGGTATAGGTGCTGAATTATTACGTTCTTTAAAAATCCCAATTCCACCACTAGAAAAACAACAAGAAATAGTAAATTTATTCCAAAACGCCTATCAACAAAAACAGCAAAAAGAACAAGAGGCAAAGCAATTATTAGATAGTATTGATGATTATTTGATGGAAAAATTAGGCATTGAGTTATCTCAATCCACTCAAACAAAACCATTTTTCTATACTCGTTTTAGTGCTGTACAAGGAAAGCGTTTTGACCCAAAAAAATATGAACCTAACGGACAAAAACTAATTAATTCCTTGCAATCTAAAAAGTATTCTGTAATCAGAATGAAAGATATTATTACTCAATCTGTTGCAGGAGATTGGGGAATAGATAAAGATTTAGAAGGTTTTGATAAATGTTTAGTAATCCGTGCTACTGAATTTGATAATTTATATAATTTAAAATTGACTAATAATAGAGTAAAATATCGTTTCATTAGTCAAGTTAAATTATCAAAAATGGATTTGCAGATTGATGATTTATTGATTGAAAAATCGGGAGGAAGTAAAGACCAACCTGTTGGACGAATTGCAATAATTACAGAAGATATTTATAAAAAGCATAATTTAGCTTACAGTAATTTTATTCATAAAATTCGTGTAGATTCCTCGATTATAAATCCAAGTTATTTATTCGTTTTTCTTAAAACTATCCATAACATAAAAATTACAGATTTGATGCAAAGTCAAACAAATGGAATAAGAAACTTAATTATGCAAGAATATTTAAGTATGTCTATTCCTCTTCCACCAATGGAAGTTCAAAATGAAATTGCTACTCATATATCATCTCTACGTAGTCGTGCAAAGGCTTTAGAAAAAGAGGGCAA
- a CDS encoding N-acetylmuramoyl-L-alanine amidase: MARKYRPLPDEMVEYIVIHTSASPQKYTWEWLLHYFINILNWSVAGYHVVVEETGLVKRLVPHGKQSNGVKAFRAKDIFISNRNAIHICWEGGIDENGQPTDNRTEIQERELIRVLEWYLWKYPNAKVLGHNQVDLKNCPCFNVIEWARQIEYTDLNTNTRIVGIPEWRIYKGDNFKVLEYHFGYDSTKQASA; this comes from the coding sequence ATGGCACGTAAGTACAGACCTTTACCAGATGAAATGGTAGAATACATTGTAATTCATACCTCTGCAAGCCCTCAAAAATATACGTGGGAATGGCTACTGCATTATTTTATCAACATTTTGAATTGGAGCGTAGCAGGCTATCATGTTGTCGTTGAGGAAACAGGGCTTGTCAAACGGCTTGTCCCTCATGGCAAACAATCTAATGGTGTGAAAGCCTTTAGAGCAAAGGACATTTTTATCAGTAATCGTAATGCTATCCACATTTGTTGGGAAGGTGGTATTGATGAGAATGGACAGCCTACGGATAATCGCACAGAAATTCAAGAAAGAGAATTGATACGTGTTTTAGAATGGTATTTATGGAAATATCCAAATGCCAAAGTGTTAGGACACAATCAAGTAGATTTGAAAAATTGTCCTTGTTTCAATGTCATTGAATGGGCAAGACAGATTGAATATACTGATTTAAACACTAACACACGCATTGTAGGTATTCCAGAATGGAGAATCTACAAAGGCGACAATTTTAAAGTTTTAGAATACCATTTCGGATATGATAGCACAAAGCAAGCGTCAGCTTAA
- a CDS encoding N-6 DNA methylase, which translates to MSYSEGNRKGKKILNAYFTPEEICEQMWELAKIHGYDGGTVLEPSVGTGNMIVHAPDKTKVTGLETESEYFEIVKNRFPTSTFYNIFFEQVFLQPERYRHDYEGDTTWLKGYPFSLVIGNPPYGKFSGRWASYFPRRGEPKMSNYEFFFMWYGLKLLKKGGLLIYIAPQNFLNTGFNQYKKEKEAILKVGQLIDAYELSSIFKDTKVPTHIIVLKKK; encoded by the coding sequence ATGAGTTATTCCGAAGGAAACCGAAAAGGAAAGAAAATACTAAACGCCTACTTCACACCAGAAGAAATCTGTGAGCAAATGTGGGAACTGGCAAAAATTCATGGCTACGATGGTGGAACGGTCTTAGAGCCGTCAGTCGGAACTGGAAATATGATAGTTCATGCTCCAGATAAAACGAAAGTAACAGGACTAGAAACCGAATCAGAATATTTTGAAATTGTCAAAAATCGTTTTCCTACTTCTACTTTTTACAATATTTTTTTTGAACAAGTTTTTTTACAGCCAGAAAGATATAGGCACGACTACGAAGGCGACACCACATGGCTCAAAGGGTATCCTTTTTCACTTGTAATAGGTAATCCACCTTATGGAAAATTCTCTGGTCGTTGGGCTTCGTATTTTCCACGAAGAGGAGAGCCAAAGATGTCCAATTACGAATTTTTCTTTATGTGGTATGGATTGAAATTACTCAAAAAAGGTGGATTACTTATTTATATTGCTCCTCAAAATTTCCTCAATACTGGATTCAATCAGTATAAAAAAGAAAAAGAAGCCATTTTGAAAGTAGGTCAGCTTATAGATGCCTATGAGCTAAGTAGCATCTTTAAAGACACCAAAGTTCCTACTCATATTATCGTACTCAAAAAGAAATAA